The genomic region GCCGCTCCGATGCGGCGAAGTGCCCGGGACTCCACCACACCGGGCCCCCGGGCGGCCAGCCCCCCGGGGCGAGACGGCGGGATGCGCAGCGGCCGGACCCGGGGGTCAGGTCGGCGGTTCGGCGGGCAGGTTCGCGGTGGAGCGCTCGACGTGGAGTGCGACCAGACCTGCCTGGAGCGTCCCGACCCCTCGGCTGGTCGACAGGTCGAGACCGGTGAGGGTGGCGATCCGGTCCAGCCGCTTGTCCAGGGTGTTGGGGTGGACGTGCAGCGCTTCGGCGGCCTCCCTGCGATTGCGCTCGTGCGCGAGCCAGCAGCGGGCCGTCTCGAGCAGGTCGGGGTGGGCCGACAGGGGGGCCAGCAGCTCGGCGAGCCGCTCGCGCGCGGGGCCGGGGCGCGACAGCTGGTACTCCAGGACCAGGTCGTCGACGGAGTAGACCCCGGGGCGCCGGCCGAGCACGCGGACGAGCTCCAGGAGGTCGCCCGCCTGCGCGGCCGCATGCGGCACCCGGTCCACCGTCGGCGCCGGTACCCAGACTGCGGTCGGTCGGGCGCCGGCCGCCCGGGCCAGGAGGTCCACCGCGCGGGCCGTCTCCGCCGGCCCCGGCAGCGACGTCCCCGTGCCCGGCAGCAGCACCAGGCCCCCGGCCGGGGACAGCGACGCCAGCGCGGCCGATCGTCCCGGCAGCCGGTCGACCGCTGCCTGCACGCGCCGCACCTTCCGCCGTCCGGCGACGTCGACGTCGACGGCCTCGTCCTGCTCGTCGTCGGTGGGCCCCAACTGCAGGGCCACCACCAGGTAGCCATCGGCCAGCACGACGCCCAGTCGCTGTGCGAGCACGTGCGGGGCCGTGCCTTCGAGGACGCCCTGCACCAGGTCGCGCCAGGCAGAGCCCTCGTGGTGCTCGATGGAGCGGCGTTCGGCGTCGTAGGCCTCGGTGACCGCCTGGAGCATGGCCTGCAGGTAGCGCTGGAGGTACGGGGTGAAGGCGGCCACCTGCGCCTCACGGCCGGGCGGCACCTGTTCGACGAGCATCTGCCACGTCACCTGGTTGCCGATGACGTAGGCCATCAGGACCGCGTCCAGGGGGACGCCTTCCTCCGCTCGCCGGGCTGCGCCCGCGCGAGCGGCGGTGAGCTCCCCCGAGGCGGGGAGCCGATCCTCGCGGCAGCAGCGGATGAACGCGGCCATGTTGTCCCGGCACACCTGGGCGATCTCGCCGCGGAGCTGCTCGTCGGGGAGCCGGCGGTAGAACGGGATCCCCTCCACGAAGCCCGCGACCATGCGCCGGACGGATTCGCCGAGCCGCCGGGAGACGGCCTCCACCAACTCCGGTGGAGGCGGCACGGGGGACTGGTCCAGCAGGGCGGGGACGGGGCTGCTCACGGGCTCCTCGACGGTCGTTCTGAGGACGGACGGGCGGTGTGACCCGTCACACACAACGGGCTGCAACTGTAGGACCGCAACCACTGCCCCCCGTACGGGGGCCCTCGACACACTTCCTGCACTCGCGGCCGGTCGTGTCGCGTCGAGGAGGAACACGTGTCCCGACCCCCCCGGTCCCGTCTCGCCGTCCTGTCCGCCGTGGCATGCCTGTCGCTCGTCGCCGCCTGCGGCGGGTCCGACGCCGAGACCGCGAGCGCCGGTTCCGAGGCCGACAGCGAGCTCGTCGCGCAGGCGAAGGCCGCCGTCGAGCAGAACCGGCAGGGCACCGACCGTGCGCTGCCGGAGAGCGGGCCGGCACCCTTGTCCGACCAGAACATCTGGGTCATCTCCTGCACCGAGGCGGGCGAGGGTTGCTCGGCTCCTGCGGCCGGCGCCAAGGACGCCGGGGAGCAGCTCGGCTGGGACGTCACCGTCTTCGACGGCAAGGGCACCCCGGACGTCTTCGCCCAGGGCATCCGCACGGCCATCGCGGACCAGGCCGACGGCATCATCCTCGACGTCGTCGACTGCGTCGCCGCGAAGGCTCCCTTGGAGGAGGCCAAGGCCGCCGGGGTCAAGATCTTCGCGTTCTACTCGCTGGACTGCGACGACCCCCTGCTCGGCGGTGGTGAGCCGCTGTTCGACGCGGAGATCCTCTACGAGGAGGGCATGACCTACGCCGAGCAGGTGGAAGACGTGTACTCCAAGAGCGTCGCCGACTACGTCATCGCCGAGACCGAGGGCAACGCGAAGATCATCCAGTTCATCGAGGACGACATCCTCGTCGGGCAGCACCTCTACAAGGGCTTCGAGAAGCACATCGAGCCCTGCGGCGGCTGCGAGATCGTCAAGCAGATCCCCTTCACGCTGACCGACCTCGTCACCGGTCAGCTGCAGGGGAAGGCCGCCGCCGCGCTCACCCAGCACCCGGACGCCAACGTCATGTACGTCCCCTACGACGCGGCACTGACGCTCGGCATCGCCCAGGCCGTCACGGCCTCCGGTCGGGACGCCGACATGCTCGTCACCGGCGGCGAGGGTCTCTCGCCCAACCTCGGGTTCGTCCGCGAGGGCAAGGGGCAGGACATGATCGCCGGCGCTCCCGCCCGATGGGTGGGCTGGGCCGCCATCGACGGCATGAACAGGCTGCTGCAGGGCGAGGAGCAGGTCGACGCCGGCATCGGCATGCAGACGCTCGACTCCGAGTCGACGCTGCCGACGGAGACCTCCTTCTACGACGGCAACGTCGACGCCGACGGCAAGCCCACGCAGGACTACGAGGCCAACTACCGCACGATCTGGGGCCTGTCCTGAGCGACGCGACCGGAGGCGCGCAGGACGTCGT from Blastococcus colisei harbors:
- a CDS encoding sugar ABC transporter substrate-binding protein, producing the protein MSRPPRSRLAVLSAVACLSLVAACGGSDAETASAGSEADSELVAQAKAAVEQNRQGTDRALPESGPAPLSDQNIWVISCTEAGEGCSAPAAGAKDAGEQLGWDVTVFDGKGTPDVFAQGIRTAIADQADGIILDVVDCVAAKAPLEEAKAAGVKIFAFYSLDCDDPLLGGGEPLFDAEILYEEGMTYAEQVEDVYSKSVADYVIAETEGNAKIIQFIEDDILVGQHLYKGFEKHIEPCGGCEIVKQIPFTLTDLVTGQLQGKAAAALTQHPDANVMYVPYDAALTLGIAQAVTASGRDADMLVTGGEGLSPNLGFVREGKGQDMIAGAPARWVGWAAIDGMNRLLQGEEQVDAGIGMQTLDSESTLPTETSFYDGNVDADGKPTQDYEANYRTIWGLS
- a CDS encoding PucR family transcriptional regulator; the encoded protein is MSSPVPALLDQSPVPPPPELVEAVSRRLGESVRRMVAGFVEGIPFYRRLPDEQLRGEIAQVCRDNMAAFIRCCREDRLPASGELTAARAGAARRAEEGVPLDAVLMAYVIGNQVTWQMLVEQVPPGREAQVAAFTPYLQRYLQAMLQAVTEAYDAERRSIEHHEGSAWRDLVQGVLEGTAPHVLAQRLGVVLADGYLVVALQLGPTDDEQDEAVDVDVAGRRKVRRVQAAVDRLPGRSAALASLSPAGGLVLLPGTGTSLPGPAETARAVDLLARAAGARPTAVWVPAPTVDRVPHAAAQAGDLLELVRVLGRRPGVYSVDDLVLEYQLSRPGPARERLAELLAPLSAHPDLLETARCWLAHERNRREAAEALHVHPNTLDKRLDRIATLTGLDLSTSRGVGTLQAGLVALHVERSTANLPAEPPT